One Anolis carolinensis isolate JA03-04 chromosome 5, rAnoCar3.1.pri, whole genome shotgun sequence DNA segment encodes these proteins:
- the LOC134299748 gene encoding nanos homolog 2-like, protein MGGSNVKGLEPLPLYIKQRLRLQYVAFSVCPHQGRIGTMLSRSAMHVPHYAPSMFREFDRWKGYLSLAKVVTEIIAERKKVPFPSQSLDTMEYDMQLVLNEDNFETASQWVNGSSSSSKSSKGSANGQASQNKEICNFCKHNGESKQVYSSHRLKGMDGTVECPILRKYTCPLCGATGEKAHTLKYCPLSQGKRSLYRKCGRNSAGRKVWRMEAQFS, encoded by the exons atgggagggtccaatgtgaaaggtttggaacctctccccttatatataaaacaaagactccgcctccaatatgtggcattcagtgtgtgtccacaccagggtagaattggcaccatgctctccagatcagccatgcacgtgccacattatgccccttccatgttcagggagtttgacagatggaagggctatctgagccttgcgaaagtggttacggagatcatcgcggaacgcaagaaggtcccatttccatctcagagtttggacacaatggagtacgacatgcagctagtcctcaacgaggacaactttgaaacagcatcacaatgggttaatggaagcagttccagcagcaagagctccaaaggtagtgccaatggccaggcttcccaaaacaaggagatttgcaatttctgcaaacacaacggggaatccaagcaggtctattcgtcccaccggctgaaggggatggacggcaccgtggagtgccccatcttgcgcaaatacacctgtccgctctgcggtgccacgggcgaaaaggcccatactttaaaatactgcccactgagccaagggaagaggtcgctgtatcgcaagtgcggacgtaactcggctggacgcaag gtttggagaatggaagcccaattctcttag